A part of Micromonospora chersina genomic DNA contains:
- a CDS encoding polysaccharide deacetylase family protein has protein sequence MRPRTVLAFALGLMLLLAGCGEPGKTPTQAGAPPTASAVPTPPKTPTPRPSPSRTTPPKPKLRPLPKTLPAGLHRSSGDRGVALTFDDGPDPRYTPQILDQLRAAHVTATFCLVGKQARRYPQLVARIVREGHQLCNHSWRHDMNLGRRPLAEIRADLVRTNQAIRAAAPHAPITWFRQPGGRWTAEELTVARQLGMRPLHWSVDPQDWDHPPAGTIIKRVTAATHHGSIVLMHDAGGDRTQTMAACRRLIPDLKRRYGISRLR, from the coding sequence ATGCGTCCACGCACCGTGCTGGCGTTCGCCCTCGGCCTGATGCTCCTCCTGGCCGGCTGCGGCGAGCCCGGCAAGACCCCGACCCAGGCCGGCGCCCCGCCGACCGCCTCGGCGGTCCCGACGCCGCCGAAGACGCCGACCCCGCGGCCCAGCCCGAGCCGCACCACCCCGCCGAAGCCGAAGCTGCGCCCGCTGCCGAAGACCCTGCCCGCCGGGCTGCACCGCAGCAGCGGCGACCGGGGCGTCGCGCTGACCTTCGACGACGGGCCGGACCCCCGGTACACCCCGCAGATCCTCGACCAGCTCCGGGCGGCCCACGTCACGGCGACCTTCTGCCTGGTCGGCAAGCAGGCCCGGCGCTACCCGCAACTGGTGGCGCGGATCGTCCGCGAGGGTCACCAGCTCTGCAACCACAGCTGGCGGCACGACATGAACCTCGGCCGGCGGCCACTCGCCGAGATCCGGGCCGACCTGGTCCGCACCAACCAGGCCATCCGGGCGGCCGCGCCGCACGCGCCGATCACCTGGTTCCGCCAGCCCGGCGGCCGGTGGACGGCCGAGGAGCTGACAGTGGCCCGCCAGCTCGGCATGCGCCCCCTGCACTGGAGCGTCGACCCGCAGGACTGGGACCACCCGCCGGCGGGAACGATCATCAAACGGGTGACGGCGGCGACCCACCACGGCTCGATCGTGCTGATGCACGACGCGGGCGGCGACCGGACCCAGACGATGGCCGCCTGCCGGCGCCTGATTCCCGACCTCAAGCGGCGGTACGGGATCTCCCGGCTCCGGTGA
- a CDS encoding Imm10 family immunity protein: MRRHLARSAAGRPTGDEDAAEDPQEVGLGWDTYCLVVDPGQATHYGGVLECEVTGTRLRLTLTSEAAQELALPTDATFDLQLSADQISMLKRGLTRVLTSGRRNARPTLLLH, from the coding sequence TTGCGCCGTCACCTCGCAAGATCAGCGGCAGGACGGCCGACCGGAGACGAGGATGCCGCGGAAGACCCGCAGGAAGTCGGCCTGGGCTGGGACACCTACTGCCTGGTGGTCGATCCGGGGCAGGCCACGCACTACGGCGGGGTCCTCGAATGCGAGGTGACCGGTACGCGGCTGAGGCTCACCCTCACGAGCGAGGCGGCACAGGAGCTCGCGCTCCCCACGGATGCCACCTTCGACCTGCAACTGAGCGCTGATCAGATTTCCATGCTCAAGCGTGGACTGACCCGGGTCCTCACCTCCGGCCGCAGGAACGCTCGACCCACGCTCCTGCTCCACTAG